The Trueperaceae bacterium genome window below encodes:
- the thrC gene encoding threonine synthase, whose amino-acid sequence MRPARPAAEVRYRSTRGAAPEVSFEEALLRGLAPDGGLYLPADLPAAAEAWRDAMHPAEVAAAVLPPLLGLPAGEVEALFAGALDFPLPVVELDDDLHVLELFHGPTAAFKDVGARAMARLMDAALARRGRSATVLVATSGDTGGAVADAFAGLGSLRVAVLYPRGQVSDVQEAQLTAVRPGVTAFAVEGTFDDCQRLVKSALADPELGPLGLSTANSINVGRLLPQVVYYLWAAVQLRRLGEEREPWYVVPSGNLGNLTAGLLAADLAGLGSSFVAAHNANDYFVRFLEGRAKPYGFAGSVRTLSSAMDVGGPSNFERLYALYGEGLRGRVTGQAVDDATTLARMRDLHARRGYVACPHTAVAVEAAHRERARGRTGPAVALATAHSAKFPDTVARATGAAPPAHEGLARLARAERRALPLRADPAALRSALLAAANG is encoded by the coding sequence ATGAGACCAGCCCGCCCGGCGGCGGAAGTGCGCTACCGCTCGACGCGCGGCGCCGCGCCAGAGGTCTCGTTCGAGGAGGCGCTGCTGCGCGGCCTCGCGCCGGACGGCGGGCTCTACCTCCCGGCGGACCTGCCGGCTGCCGCGGAGGCGTGGCGCGATGCCATGCACCCCGCCGAGGTCGCTGCGGCGGTGCTGCCTCCGCTCCTGGGGCTGCCCGCCGGAGAGGTCGAGGCGCTGTTCGCGGGTGCCCTCGACTTCCCCTTGCCCGTGGTCGAGCTGGACGACGACCTTCACGTGCTCGAGCTGTTCCACGGGCCCACGGCGGCGTTCAAGGACGTGGGCGCCCGCGCGATGGCGCGCCTGATGGACGCGGCCCTCGCCCGGAGAGGACGCAGCGCCACGGTGCTCGTGGCGACCTCGGGGGACACCGGCGGCGCCGTCGCCGACGCCTTCGCCGGGCTCGGGTCGCTGCGCGTGGCCGTCCTCTACCCGCGCGGCCAGGTCTCTGACGTGCAGGAGGCGCAGCTCACGGCCGTGCGTCCGGGCGTCACCGCCTTCGCCGTCGAGGGGACCTTCGACGACTGCCAGCGGCTGGTGAAGTCCGCCCTCGCCGACCCCGAGCTGGGACCCCTCGGCCTCTCCACGGCCAACTCGATCAACGTCGGCAGGCTCCTGCCTCAGGTCGTCTACTACCTGTGGGCCGCCGTGCAGCTGCGGCGGCTCGGCGAGGAGCGCGAGCCCTGGTACGTCGTCCCCAGCGGGAACCTCGGGAACCTCACGGCCGGCCTCCTCGCCGCCGACCTGGCGGGCCTCGGCTCCTCGTTCGTGGCGGCGCACAACGCCAACGACTACTTCGTGCGGTTCCTGGAGGGCCGCGCGAAGCCCTACGGGTTCGCGGGCAGCGTGAGGACCCTGTCGAGCGCGATGGACGTGGGCGGGCCGTCGAACTTCGAGCGGCTCTACGCCCTCTACGGCGAGGGGCTGCGGGGCAGGGTGACGGGGCAGGCCGTCGACGACGCCACGACCCTGGCCCGGATGCGCGACCTGCACGCGCGCCGCGGCTACGTGGCGTGCCCCCACACGGCCGTGGCCGTGGAGGCCGCCCACCGCGAGCGCGCCCGGGGGAGGACCGGTCCCGCCGTCGCGCTGGCGACCGCCCACTCGGCCAAGTTCCCCGACACGGTCGCGCGCGCCACCGGTGCCGCGCCGCCGGCGCACGAGGGACTAGCGCGCCTCGCGCGGGCCGAGAGGCGAGCGCTGCCGCTTCGTGCCGATCCCGCCGCGCTGAGGTCGGCGCTGCTCGCGGCGGCGAACGGCTGA
- a CDS encoding homoserine dehydrogenase has translation MPSGTGRRRVVVVGAGTVGSRAVELLREVAGVEPAAVVVRDAGKERSFAGWRDLVTADAAAADDADVLVEVAGGTGAAADLALAALARGAAVVTANKAALAERWDEFAPYLREGLVWCEAAVMAGAPVVGALTGALRGCRPVTLHAVLNGTCNAILSDMEAGSSYEAALRRAQEAGFAEADPTLDVAGIDAAHKVALLARLAFDPGLTFVDVRAATRGVAGLPREVVIAHAARGRGVRLVASVFPTEAGWRAAVRPVSLPGGHPLVVSGPANALVFTGRPLGEVTVRGPGAGGGATATAVVSDVMAALAGGRGHAPVANAADAGAALAVAGPSALPAGAEAVAA, from the coding sequence ATGCCGTCTGGGACGGGGCGTAGGCGGGTCGTGGTCGTGGGCGCCGGGACGGTCGGGTCGCGCGCCGTGGAGCTGCTGCGCGAGGTGGCGGGGGTCGAGCCGGCGGCGGTAGTGGTGCGCGACGCGGGCAAGGAGCGCTCCTTCGCGGGCTGGCGCGACCTCGTCACCGCCGACGCCGCCGCGGCGGACGACGCCGACGTGCTCGTCGAGGTGGCGGGCGGCACCGGAGCGGCCGCCGACCTGGCGCTGGCCGCGCTGGCGCGCGGCGCCGCCGTCGTCACGGCCAACAAGGCCGCCCTGGCCGAGCGCTGGGACGAGTTCGCCCCCTACCTGCGTGAAGGCCTGGTGTGGTGCGAGGCCGCCGTGATGGCCGGCGCGCCGGTGGTGGGCGCCCTCACCGGCGCGCTCCGCGGCTGCCGCCCGGTGACCCTGCACGCCGTGCTCAACGGCACCTGCAACGCGATACTCAGCGACATGGAGGCGGGCTCCAGCTACGAGGCGGCGCTGCGCCGCGCCCAGGAGGCGGGCTTCGCCGAGGCCGACCCCACGCTCGACGTCGCGGGCATCGACGCCGCCCACAAGGTCGCCCTGCTGGCGCGCCTCGCCTTCGACCCGGGCCTGACCTTCGTGGACGTGCGCGCCGCGACCCGCGGCGTGGCCGGCCTGCCGCGCGAGGTCGTGATCGCCCACGCGGCGCGCGGACGCGGCGTGCGGCTCGTCGCCAGCGTCTTCCCGACCGAAGCGGGCTGGCGGGCGGCGGTGCGTCCCGTGTCGCTGCCGGGCGGCCACCCCCTGGTCGTCTCCGGTCCCGCGAACGCCCTCGTGTTCACCGGCCGACCGCTGGGCGAGGTGACCGTGCGCGGGCCGGGCGCGGGCGGCGGGGCCACGGCCACGGCCGTCGTGTCCGACGTGATGGCCGCGCTGGCGGGCGGACGAGGCCACGCCCCCGTCGCCAACGCCGCCGACGCGGGCGCCGCGCTCGCGGTCGCCGGTCCGTCCGCGTTGCCCGCCGGCGCCGAGGCCGTCGCGGCATGA
- the ychF gene encoding redox-regulated ATPase YchF, with the protein MLGIGIVGLPNVGKSTLFNAITKAGVEAANYPFATIDRNVGVVAVPDERLEALRRLYAKPGRDVPVIPTSVEFVDIAGLVKGASQGEGLGNQFLAHIREVAAIAHVVRCFDDPNVVHVAGKVDPAADIAVIETELMLADLAALERRHERLRRSAKGDPDDAALLKVVEALMARLEEGVPARRSGVAAPASLGLITAKPVIYVCNVAEEDVATGNDHVEAVRAIAAEESADVVVVSARIEEELAQLEPEEQRAFLADMGLERSGLERLIRTGYHTLGLITFFTAGEKEVRAWTVKQGTKAPQAAGEIHSDFERGFIRAEVIGWEELVAAGSIAAARAKGQLRVEGKEYVVRDGDVIHFLFNV; encoded by the coding sequence TTGCTAGGGATCGGCATCGTGGGGCTGCCCAACGTGGGCAAGTCCACCCTGTTCAACGCGATCACCAAGGCGGGCGTCGAGGCGGCCAACTACCCGTTCGCGACGATCGACAGGAACGTCGGCGTGGTGGCCGTGCCGGACGAGCGCCTCGAGGCGCTGCGCCGTCTCTACGCCAAGCCGGGCCGCGACGTGCCCGTCATCCCCACCAGCGTCGAGTTCGTCGACATCGCCGGGCTGGTCAAGGGCGCCTCGCAGGGCGAGGGCCTGGGCAACCAGTTCCTGGCGCACATCCGCGAGGTGGCAGCCATCGCCCACGTCGTGCGCTGCTTCGACGACCCCAACGTCGTCCACGTCGCCGGCAAAGTGGACCCCGCCGCCGACATCGCGGTCATCGAGACGGAGCTGATGCTCGCCGACCTGGCCGCGCTCGAGCGCCGCCACGAGCGCCTGCGCCGCAGCGCGAAGGGCGACCCCGACGACGCGGCCCTGCTGAAGGTGGTCGAGGCGCTGATGGCGAGGCTGGAGGAGGGCGTCCCGGCGCGCCGCAGCGGCGTCGCGGCGCCCGCGTCCCTGGGGCTCATCACGGCCAAGCCCGTGATCTACGTCTGCAACGTCGCCGAGGAGGACGTGGCCACCGGCAACGACCACGTCGAGGCGGTCCGGGCGATCGCCGCCGAGGAGTCGGCCGACGTGGTCGTGGTCTCGGCGCGCATCGAGGAGGAGCTGGCCCAGCTCGAGCCGGAGGAGCAGCGGGCGTTCCTCGCCGACATGGGCCTCGAGCGCTCCGGCCTCGAGCGCCTCATCAGGACGGGCTACCACACGCTGGGCCTCATCACGTTCTTCACCGCCGGCGAGAAGGAGGTCCGGGCCTGGACCGTCAAGCAGGGCACCAAGGCGCCGCAGGCCGCCGGCGAGATCCACTCTGACTTCGAGCGCGGCTTCATCAGGGCCGAGGTGATCGGCTGGGAGGAGCTCGTCGCCGCCGGCAGCATCGCCGCGGCGCGCGCGAAGGGCCAGCTCCGCGTCGAGGGCAAGGAGTACGTCGTGAGGGACGGCGACGTCATCCACTTCCTGTTCAACGTCTGA
- a CDS encoding helix-turn-helix domain-containing protein → MSTVKRSPVLDQRQAESGEVLLFPGRSDHLYRLKGGLIRLYTVDDDGTGVTLRYVKQGGYFGEEALTGEQRRYFAEAVTPSVVEVIDPAGLDEAELRRLATVLAAALDGMGRALHRLAGKPLRARVAAELLELSDSDLSGRSPDGAPMVYITHDELATAVGSVRETVTKVVGELVRLGAIRAGYGKITVRDERVLREVAGE, encoded by the coding sequence GTGAGCACGGTGAAGCGCAGCCCGGTACTCGATCAGCGGCAGGCCGAGAGCGGCGAGGTCTTGCTCTTCCCCGGCCGCTCCGACCACCTCTATCGCCTCAAGGGCGGGCTCATCCGCCTGTACACCGTCGACGACGACGGCACCGGCGTCACCCTGCGCTACGTCAAGCAGGGCGGCTACTTCGGCGAGGAGGCGCTCACGGGCGAGCAGCGGCGCTACTTCGCCGAGGCCGTGACGCCGTCGGTCGTCGAGGTCATAGACCCCGCCGGGCTCGACGAGGCCGAGCTGCGGCGCCTCGCGACAGTGCTGGCGGCGGCGCTCGACGGCATGGGCCGCGCCCTGCACCGCCTGGCGGGGAAGCCGCTGCGCGCGCGCGTGGCCGCCGAGCTCCTGGAGCTCTCCGACTCCGACCTCTCCGGACGCAGTCCCGACGGCGCCCCGATGGTCTACATCACCCACGACGAGCTCGCCACCGCGGTGGGCTCGGTGCGCGAGACGGTCACGAAGGTCGTGGGCGAGCTCGTGCGCCTCGGCGCGATCCGCGCCGGCTACGGCAAGATCACGGTGCGCGACGAGCGGGTCCTGCGCGAGGTCGCTGGCGAGTAG
- a CDS encoding BspA family leucine-rich repeat surface protein — protein MRRASRAVAALLLLTLIACGGPSAPLLGEPSLLGVTPSSVSQEGAEVTITGANLFQAVAGTALPDELSATLCGAGLVDLEVQGETRTVSLPSVGTAEVRVGDTVTGTLESHDATGSSALVLTLPDGRELTLEDAVTCYDPAPAVTGFELDTETAGVGQPVTFTWQAESPDGLDLTCSLDPGDGSAPIAPGDCGSGSVVHTYATEGDITATLTVTDSEQRETVTELAFHVSLVPPEAKTDEVTVNVLDLPLDIPVADLLANDVGLGLSVVAVAPTGRVTLSGGTVTYDPGSDYDHLGTADSAVDTFTYTISDADGVTAVGEVQVTVTGQDRVLGLTVSVPDGVGALYPGLEVELQADVDVAGAASTDVTWESSDEGVATVDASGKVRAESVGDVTITATSVYDSSFEASVDLTVDSPLTLRIDLTLPEVVGTTFQLPISGLGEVTVYWGDGDSETITKPAMPQHEYAAAAAYTINVTGTLTSGARFGVGIGVGNDDGEYLNAAAVTSLDSWGDFQFVSLAQAFVDAVNLTNVPGHIPSTVTDLTEAFRNAEKFDDDIGGWDTSNVTSMAYMFDRALLFDQDIGGWDTSNVTTMRSMFALATEFDQDISDWDTSEVTDMAYMFSLAYEFNQDISGWNTSKVTSLRATFSDAYAFDQDIGDWDTSQVTDMHSLFLNATSFDQDLTGWCVVQFEDEPTNFSNGSALQPGNHPHWGEPCT, from the coding sequence GTGAGGCGCGCCAGCCGCGCCGTCGCGGCGCTGCTCCTGCTGACCCTCATCGCCTGCGGAGGACCGAGCGCCCCTCTGCTCGGCGAGCCGAGCCTGCTCGGCGTGACGCCGAGCAGCGTGTCCCAGGAGGGCGCCGAGGTGACCATCACCGGCGCCAACCTCTTCCAGGCCGTCGCGGGCACCGCGCTGCCCGACGAGCTGAGCGCCACGCTGTGCGGCGCCGGCCTCGTCGACCTCGAGGTCCAGGGCGAGACGCGCACCGTGTCCCTGCCGTCGGTGGGCACGGCCGAGGTGCGCGTGGGCGACACGGTCACCGGGACACTGGAGAGCCACGACGCGACCGGCTCGAGCGCCCTCGTGCTCACGCTCCCCGACGGGCGCGAGCTCACGCTGGAGGACGCCGTCACCTGCTACGACCCCGCACCCGCCGTCACCGGCTTCGAGCTGGACACGGAGACCGCGGGCGTCGGGCAGCCGGTCACGTTCACCTGGCAGGCCGAGAGCCCCGACGGGCTCGACCTCACCTGCAGCCTCGACCCCGGCGACGGCAGCGCGCCGATCGCGCCCGGCGACTGCGGGAGCGGCAGCGTCGTCCACACCTACGCCACCGAGGGCGACATCACGGCCACGCTCACGGTCACCGACAGCGAGCAGCGCGAGACCGTGACCGAGCTGGCGTTCCACGTCTCCTTGGTGCCGCCCGAGGCGAAGACGGACGAGGTCACCGTGAACGTCCTCGACCTGCCGCTCGACATCCCCGTCGCCGACCTCCTCGCCAACGACGTCGGCCTGGGCCTCTCCGTCGTAGCTGTCGCGCCGACCGGCCGCGTCACCCTCAGCGGCGGCACCGTCACCTACGACCCCGGCTCCGACTACGACCACCTCGGCACCGCCGACAGCGCCGTCGACACCTTCACCTACACGATCAGCGACGCCGACGGGGTGACGGCGGTCGGCGAGGTGCAGGTGACGGTCACCGGACAGGACCGCGTGCTAGGCCTCACCGTCTCCGTCCCGGACGGTGTGGGCGCGCTCTACCCCGGCCTGGAGGTCGAGCTGCAGGCCGACGTCGACGTGGCCGGAGCGGCCAGCACCGACGTCACCTGGGAGAGCAGCGACGAGGGCGTCGCCACCGTCGACGCCAGCGGCAAGGTGCGGGCCGAGAGCGTCGGCGACGTCACCATCACCGCCACCAGCGTCTACGACTCCTCCTTCGAGGCCAGCGTGGACCTCACTGTGGACTCGCCGCTCACGCTGCGCATCGACCTGACCCTGCCGGAGGTCGTGGGCACCACCTTCCAGCTCCCGATCTCCGGCCTCGGCGAGGTCACCGTCTACTGGGGCGACGGCGACAGCGAGACCATCACGAAACCCGCCATGCCGCAGCACGAGTACGCCGCCGCAGCGGCCTACACCATCAACGTCACCGGTACGCTCACGAGCGGGGCCCGCTTCGGCGTCGGCATAGGCGTCGGCAACGACGACGGCGAGTACCTGAACGCCGCGGCCGTCACCTCCCTCGACTCCTGGGGCGACTTCCAGTTCGTGAGCCTCGCCCAGGCCTTCGTCGACGCCGTCAACCTGACGAACGTTCCAGGCCACATCCCCTCCACGGTGACCGACCTGACCGAGGCCTTCAGGAACGCCGAGAAGTTCGACGACGACATCGGCGGCTGGGACACCAGCAACGTCACGTCCATGGCCTACATGTTCGACCGAGCGCTCCTCTTCGATCAGGACATCGGCGGCTGGGACACCAGCAACGTCACGACCATGAGGTCCATGTTCGCCCTCGCGACGGAGTTCGACCAGGACATCAGCGACTGGGACACCAGCGAGGTCACGGACATGGCGTACATGTTCAGCCTCGCCTACGAGTTCAACCAGGACATCAGCGGCTGGAACACCAGCAAGGTAACCAGCCTGCGGGCCACGTTCTCAGACGCCTATGCGTTCGACCAGGACATCGGCGACTGGGACACCAGCCAGGTCACGGACATGCACAGCCTCTTCCTGAACGCGACGAGCTTCGACCAGGACCTCACCGGCTGGTGCGTCGTGCAGTTCGAGGACGAGCCGACGAACTTCAGCAACGGCTCGGCCCTCCAGCCCGGGAACCATCCGCATTGGGGCGAGCCCTGCACCTAG
- a CDS encoding POTRA domain-containing protein, whose product MPRRLAVVLAFCLSLASQLSALAQVAPSGRIVEVRVEGTTTYADIVRTIITTRAGTDAASVDLEAERNRVYSLGTFESVSVEIEEGGAGPVLVVRVVENPHIGEVEFDGVESLSQDALREVLASTHLLAPGRVYNTIRASEARDTIRQAYRQSGFPFDVEVNLEVAPAPDLAESEDDVPVRLTYVVDESAEVEEARFSGNTVLEESELGQIFRGVVDAEGFDPQLYRQALQAVSNRYAALGYRGSGVDVNATSLSGGVLDVAIRELTIASIDTTALGVDPADLSLKPGDLFNYDTLLEDVRRLARGRSSDIQLEAAVSPSGGVRVTFRLGAPETAGPVQRIEFEGNTVLSDEELRAVLRTEVGDNFASAVADEDFRQIVRAYQDAGYRILTAPDFSYDDGTYIQRVTELKVAGYEVAYDGRQGGTDPRVITRYLPDVGTVVNDERIVEGLLDVARLGVVDVVNYALEPTGENDQVNVVVTVRDRSTGELRPAAQYATDTGFSASLSYNERDFLGLAHSVSGEVTASSTDVGFMLGGRVSYEVPWLYVDYLDLQEVPTSLSASLFSVVANNQPLTAGGQTTIQYPGLPETEENRVRVGEYTSRSTGFGFTVARPLTPEISVSFGASGSYTQYMLEPVRTPCEIEGDEIQNPHNCFLPESESLQYLPTSGLSGFTSARVSYDDRDNADFPTEGVAAYGSLGVGFGNDFLHPDTDDRVTYVYEQATLGARTYFKLADVVPEQVQDENHVFGVRLDLGHQFGGLYPTSKRFFVGQSVDVATQIRGYRREDFGLSRTYMTSSFEYRYDFQLSTFATQTVIGVAFVDLGWASTVPGFPEYQTPLFASAGVGVQVNLGFGGVLLPAVRLDYAFSQRHPTGVFSFRVGPVF is encoded by the coding sequence ATGCCGCGCCGCCTAGCCGTCGTGCTCGCGTTCTGCCTATCCCTCGCATCACAGCTCTCGGCCCTGGCCCAGGTGGCACCCTCCGGCCGCATCGTGGAGGTGCGCGTCGAGGGCACGACGACCTACGCGGACATCGTGCGGACGATCATCACGACGCGCGCGGGCACCGACGCGGCGTCGGTGGACCTGGAGGCGGAGCGCAACCGCGTCTACAGCCTGGGCACGTTCGAGAGCGTGAGCGTGGAGATCGAGGAGGGCGGCGCCGGACCGGTGCTGGTCGTGCGCGTGGTTGAGAACCCGCACATCGGCGAGGTCGAGTTCGACGGGGTGGAGTCGCTGTCGCAGGACGCGCTGCGCGAGGTCCTGGCCTCGACGCACCTGCTGGCGCCCGGACGCGTGTACAACACGATCCGCGCCAGCGAGGCGCGGGACACGATCAGGCAGGCGTACCGTCAGTCGGGCTTCCCGTTCGACGTCGAGGTGAACCTGGAGGTGGCGCCGGCGCCGGACCTGGCCGAGTCGGAGGACGACGTCCCGGTGCGCCTCACCTACGTCGTGGACGAGAGCGCCGAGGTGGAGGAGGCGCGCTTCTCGGGGAACACGGTGCTCGAGGAGTCCGAGCTGGGGCAGATCTTCCGGGGCGTCGTCGACGCCGAGGGCTTCGACCCGCAGCTCTACCGCCAGGCGCTGCAGGCCGTGTCGAACCGCTACGCGGCGCTCGGCTACCGCGGCTCGGGGGTGGACGTGAACGCCACGAGCCTCTCCGGCGGGGTGCTGGACGTGGCGATAAGGGAGCTGACGATCGCCTCGATCGACACGACCGCGCTGGGCGTCGACCCCGCCGACCTGAGCCTGAAGCCGGGCGACCTGTTCAACTACGACACGCTGCTGGAGGACGTGCGTCGCCTGGCGCGGGGGCGCTCGAGCGACATCCAGCTCGAGGCGGCCGTGTCGCCAAGTGGCGGCGTGCGCGTGACGTTCCGGCTGGGCGCGCCGGAGACCGCGGGGCCGGTGCAGCGCATCGAGTTCGAGGGGAACACGGTCCTCTCCGACGAGGAGCTGCGCGCGGTCCTGCGCACCGAGGTGGGCGACAACTTCGCGTCGGCCGTGGCCGACGAGGACTTCCGGCAGATCGTCCGCGCCTACCAGGACGCCGGCTACCGCATCCTCACGGCGCCCGACTTCTCCTACGACGACGGCACCTACATCCAGCGCGTCACCGAGCTGAAGGTGGCCGGGTACGAGGTCGCCTACGACGGTCGGCAGGGCGGGACGGACCCGCGGGTCATCACGCGCTACCTGCCTGACGTGGGCACCGTGGTGAACGACGAGCGGATCGTCGAGGGGCTGCTCGACGTGGCCCGCCTGGGCGTGGTGGACGTGGTGAACTACGCGCTCGAGCCCACCGGCGAGAACGACCAGGTGAACGTGGTCGTGACGGTGCGGGACCGCTCGACCGGCGAGCTGCGTCCGGCGGCGCAGTACGCGACGGACACGGGGTTCTCGGCGAGCCTGAGCTACAACGAGCGCGACTTCCTCGGCCTGGCTCACTCGGTGAGCGGCGAGGTGACGGCCTCCAGCACCGACGTGGGGTTCATGCTCGGCGGCAGGGTGAGCTACGAGGTGCCGTGGCTCTACGTCGACTACCTCGACCTCCAGGAGGTGCCGACATCGCTGTCGGCGTCGCTGTTCAGCGTGGTGGCGAACAACCAGCCGCTGACGGCCGGCGGGCAGACGACGATCCAGTACCCGGGGCTGCCGGAGACCGAGGAGAACCGCGTGCGGGTGGGCGAGTACACCTCGCGCTCCACCGGCTTCGGGTTCACGGTCGCGCGGCCCCTGACGCCGGAGATCTCGGTGAGCTTCGGCGCCAGCGGCTCGTACACGCAGTACATGCTCGAGCCGGTGCGCACGCCGTGCGAGATCGAGGGCGACGAGATCCAGAACCCGCACAACTGCTTCCTGCCCGAGAGCGAGTCGCTGCAGTACCTGCCCACGTCGGGCCTCTCTGGCTTCACCAGCGCGCGCGTGAGCTACGACGACCGCGACAACGCCGACTTCCCCACCGAGGGCGTGGCCGCCTACGGCTCCTTGGGCGTGGGCTTCGGTAACGACTTCCTGCACCCGGACACCGACGACCGGGTCACCTACGTCTACGAGCAGGCGACCCTGGGCGCGCGCACGTACTTCAAGCTCGCCGACGTGGTGCCGGAGCAGGTGCAGGACGAGAACCACGTCTTCGGCGTGCGCCTCGACCTCGGTCACCAGTTCGGCGGCCTCTACCCGACGAGCAAGCGCTTCTTCGTGGGCCAGAGCGTGGACGTCGCCACGCAGATCCGCGGCTACCGGCGCGAGGACTTCGGTCTCTCGCGCACCTACATGACCAGCAGCTTCGAGTACCGCTACGACTTCCAGCTCTCGACGTTCGCCACGCAGACGGTGATAGGCGTGGCGTTCGTCGACCTCGGCTGGGCGTCGACGGTGCCTGGCTTCCCCGAGTACCAGACGCCGCTGTTCGCCTCGGCGGGCGTGGGCGTGCAGGTCAACCTCGGCTTCGGCGGCGTGCTGCTGCCGGCGGTGCGCCTCGACTACGCCTTCAGTCAGCGCCACCCCACCGGCGTGTTCAGCTTCAGGGTGGGGCCGGTGTTCTGA